In one window of Campylobacter hepaticus DNA:
- the rplU gene encoding 50S ribosomal protein L21: MYAIIKHSGKQYKVSVGDELKLDHFEAQSKSSIEVSEVLAINDKELKVGAPFVVGAKVILEVINHGKDKKVVIYKKRRRKDSKLKRGFRRQFTRVIVRDIKV, translated from the coding sequence ATGTATGCTATTATTAAGCACAGCGGAAAGCAATACAAAGTGAGCGTTGGCGATGAATTAAAGCTCGATCATTTTGAAGCTCAAAGCAAATCAAGTATTGAAGTAAGTGAAGTTCTTGCTATTAATGATAAAGAATTAAAGGTAGGTGCACCTTTTGTAGTAGGTGCAAAGGTTATTTTGGAAGTGATTAACCATGGAAAAGATAAAAAGGTTGTAATTTACAAAAAAAGACGCAGAAAAGATTCTAAGCTTAAAAGAGGTTTTAGAAGACAATTTACTCGTGTTATAGTAAGAGATATTAAAGTTTAA
- a CDS encoding L-lactate permease — MEQILTWQQIYDPLGNIWLSAFMAFLPILCFLACLVIFKLKGYQAGFLTVIFATLTALFVYKMPWNLVGASFIQGFTNGMWPIAWIIIAAIFLYKLSIKSGSFEIIKKSVMSITPDHRIQVILIGFCFGSFLEGAIGFGGPVAITAALLVGLGLRPLQAAGLCLIANTAPVAFGAVGIPIIAMANLVGIEQHSISAMVGRMLVPLSLTIPFFIIFLMDGFKGIKETFPAILVATLSFTITQFLSSNHLGAELPDIISAIVSLAITTIFLKFWKPKNIFRFDNETNFNQDNTLSFNQILKAWTPFILLIVCIIIWTQPWFKALFDKDGILSYTSVTLQFSNITNGILSPSITGTGESKPLALSLGIDLINGKTVAQAGTAILLAAFLSIAILNIKAEEAAECFWATLKEMAIPCITIGLVVAFAFISKNSGMSTTLGLAFAHTGGAFSFFSPIIGWIGVFLTGSDTSANLLFGTLQQISAQKLNINESLFLAANSVGGVVGKMISPQSIAIACAAVGLVGRESELFKFTLKYSIAFIILIGIWTCIIAFFLQGIIPDVIVK; from the coding sequence TTGGAACAGATTTTAACATGGCAGCAAATCTATGACCCATTAGGAAATATTTGGTTAAGTGCTTTTATGGCATTTTTACCTATACTCTGCTTTTTGGCTTGTTTAGTTATTTTTAAACTTAAAGGTTATCAAGCAGGCTTTTTAACTGTTATATTTGCTACCTTAACCGCTTTATTTGTATACAAAATGCCCTGGAATTTAGTTGGAGCAAGTTTTATTCAAGGCTTTACTAATGGTATGTGGCCTATTGCTTGGATTATTATTGCAGCAATTTTTCTTTATAAACTTTCCATAAAATCTGGATCTTTTGAAATCATTAAAAAAAGCGTAATGAGCATCACTCCAGACCATAGAATTCAAGTAATTTTAATAGGCTTTTGCTTTGGCTCATTTTTAGAAGGTGCCATAGGCTTTGGCGGACCTGTAGCTATTACGGCTGCTCTTTTAGTTGGTCTTGGGCTACGTCCTTTGCAAGCTGCTGGACTTTGCTTAATTGCCAATACTGCCCCTGTAGCCTTTGGAGCAGTAGGAATTCCTATCATCGCTATGGCTAATCTTGTTGGCATAGAACAACATTCTATTTCAGCTATGGTGGGTAGAATGCTCGTACCTTTAAGCTTAACCATACCTTTCTTTATAATCTTTTTAATGGATGGTTTTAAAGGTATTAAAGAAACTTTTCCAGCTATTTTAGTTGCTACTTTAAGTTTTACAATAACACAATTTTTAAGCTCAAATCATTTAGGAGCTGAACTTCCAGATATTATCTCAGCTATTGTATCCTTAGCAATTACAACAATCTTTTTAAAATTTTGGAAACCAAAAAATATTTTTAGATTTGACAATGAAACTAATTTTAATCAAGATAACACTTTAAGTTTTAATCAAATTTTAAAAGCTTGGACTCCTTTTATTTTACTTATTGTTTGTATTATTATTTGGACACAACCTTGGTTTAAAGCCCTTTTTGATAAAGACGGCATATTAAGTTATACTAGTGTTACTTTACAATTTAGTAATATTACTAATGGAATTTTAAGCCCTTCTATTACAGGCACAGGAGAAAGCAAACCTTTAGCTTTATCCCTAGGAATAGATCTAATCAATGGAAAAACAGTTGCTCAAGCAGGAACAGCAATTTTACTTGCAGCTTTTTTAAGCATAGCTATTTTAAACATTAAAGCTGAAGAGGCAGCAGAATGTTTTTGGGCCACCTTAAAAGAAATGGCAATTCCTTGTATCACTATAGGTTTAGTTGTAGCTTTTGCCTTTATTTCTAAAAACAGTGGCATGAGTACAACTTTAGGTCTAGCTTTCGCACACACTGGTGGTGCTTTCTCATTTTTTTCTCCAATTATTGGCTGGATAGGAGTCTTTTTAACAGGTTCTGATACAAGTGCTAATTTACTTTTTGGAACTTTACAACAAATAAGTGCCCAAAAACTAAATATTAACGAATCTTTATTCTTAGCAGCAAATTCTGTTGGGGGCGTTGTTGGCAAGATGATTAGTCCTCAAAGTATAGCTATAGCTTGTGCAGCAGTAGGACTTGTAGGTAGAGAATCTGAACTTTTCAAATTTACGCTAAAATATTCTATAGCTTTTATTATTTTAATAGGAATTTGGACTTGCATTATAGCCTTTTTCTTGCAAGGTATTATTCCTGATGTTATAGTAAAATAA
- the ung gene encoding uracil-DNA glycosylase codes for MTTIKINIDKIKMNHDWKDFLKEEFKKQYFLDLKKQYINALNKNITIYPPANLIFNAFNLCPLKKLKIVIIGQDPYHQANQAMGLSFSVPKGIKIPPSLKNIYKELQNDLNITPPNNGDLSPWAKQGVLLLNSILSVEANKAASHSSWGWQKFSDAVILKLSKETSGLVFMLWGNYAKSKKVLIDNKKHLILQAAHPSPLAKNSFLGCKHFSQANEFLKKLSKKPINWEIL; via the coding sequence ATGACAACAATAAAAATAAATATAGACAAAATTAAAATGAATCATGATTGGAAAGATTTCCTAAAAGAAGAATTTAAAAAACAATATTTTTTAGATCTTAAAAAACAATATATCAACGCTTTAAATAAAAATATCACTATTTATCCACCTGCTAATTTAATCTTTAATGCTTTTAACTTATGTCCTTTAAAAAAATTAAAAATAGTTATCATAGGGCAAGACCCTTATCACCAAGCAAATCAAGCAATGGGGCTTAGTTTTTCAGTACCTAAAGGAATAAAAATTCCCCCAAGTCTTAAAAACATCTATAAAGAATTACAAAATGATTTAAATATTACTCCGCCTAATAATGGAGATTTAAGTCCTTGGGCAAAACAAGGTGTCTTACTTTTAAATTCCATACTTAGCGTAGAAGCCAATAAAGCAGCAAGCCACAGTTCATGGGGTTGGCAAAAATTTAGTGATGCAGTAATCTTAAAACTAAGCAAAGAAACATCAGGACTTGTTTTTATGCTTTGGGGAAATTATGCAAAAAGCAAAAAAGTATTAATTGATAATAAAAAACATTTAATACTACAAGCTGCTCATCCTAGTCCTTTAGCAAAAAATAGCTTTTTAGGTTGTAAACACTTTTCACAAGCTAATGAATTTCTAAAAAAATTAAGCAAAAAACCCATAAATTGGGAAATACTTTAA
- a CDS encoding anaerobic C4-dicarboxylate transporter: MDIVIILQVIVLLGAIFIGIRLGGIAIGYAGGFGVLVLGLILGMKPGNIPWDVILIIAAAIGAISAMQQAGGLDYMVRLTEKILRANPKFINYLAPACGWLLTILAGTGNAVFSLMPVVVDVAKSQNIKPSVPLSLIVVSSQIGITASPVSAAVVYMSGVLEPLGWNYPTLIGIWISTTFIACMLTAFILSLITPMDLSKDFVYQERLKAGLVKDAGNILHGEDKPGAKLSVGIFLITVLLVVLYATAISSNIKWIDPVIVPRDAAIMSFLLACATLITWLCKVEPSKILDTSVFKSGMTACVCVFGVAWLGNTFVGGHEDSIKEIASEWVKQTPAMLAVAFFFASMLLYSQAATAKAIVPVIITALGISTTNPHDSYMLVACFAAVSALFVLPTYPTLLGAVQMDDTGTTKIGKFIFNHSFFIPGVLTIVIAVSLGFVLASILAQ; the protein is encoded by the coding sequence ATGGATATCGTGATAATTTTACAAGTAATTGTCCTTCTTGGTGCCATTTTTATAGGTATTCGTTTAGGTGGTATAGCTATAGGTTATGCAGGAGGGTTTGGTGTTCTTGTATTAGGGCTTATTTTGGGGATGAAACCAGGGAATATTCCTTGGGATGTTATTTTAATCATTGCTGCGGCTATTGGAGCAATTTCAGCTATGCAGCAAGCAGGTGGGCTTGATTATATGGTTAGATTGACAGAAAAAATTTTAAGAGCAAATCCAAAATTTATTAATTATTTAGCCCCTGCTTGTGGATGGTTGCTTACTATTCTTGCAGGAACAGGTAATGCAGTATTTTCTTTAATGCCTGTAGTAGTAGATGTTGCCAAATCGCAAAATATTAAGCCAAGTGTTCCTCTTTCTTTAATAGTTGTTTCATCTCAAATTGGAATTACTGCTTCTCCTGTAAGTGCTGCAGTAGTTTATATGAGCGGGGTTTTAGAACCATTGGGTTGGAATTATCCTACTTTGATTGGCATTTGGATAAGTACTACTTTTATTGCTTGTATGTTGACAGCTTTTATACTTAGTTTAATCACCCCTATGGATCTTAGTAAAGATTTTGTTTATCAAGAACGTTTAAAAGCAGGGCTTGTTAAAGATGCAGGTAATATTTTACATGGTGAAGATAAGCCAGGTGCAAAACTTTCAGTGGGAATTTTTTTGATTACAGTTTTATTGGTTGTACTTTATGCTACTGCAATTTCTAGTAATATTAAATGGATTGATCCTGTTATTGTTCCAAGAGATGCAGCCATTATGAGCTTTTTACTTGCTTGTGCAACTTTAATCACTTGGCTTTGTAAGGTTGAACCAAGTAAAATTCTTGATACTAGTGTATTTAAAAGTGGTATGACCGCTTGTGTTTGTGTATTTGGTGTAGCGTGGCTTGGAAATACTTTTGTTGGGGGACATGAGGATTCGATTAAAGAAATAGCAAGTGAATGGGTAAAACAAACCCCTGCTATGCTTGCAGTAGCTTTTTTCTTTGCAAGTATGCTTTTGTATTCTCAAGCAGCTACTGCTAAAGCTATTGTACCTGTAATCATTACTGCTTTGGGAATTTCAACAACAAATCCCCATGATTCTTACATGCTTGTTGCTTGTTTTGCTGCAGTTTCAGCTCTTTTTGTGCTTCCAACTTATCCTACTTTATTGGGTGCAGTACAAATGGATGATACGGGAACAACTAAAATTGGTAAGTTTATATTCAACCATTCTTTTTTTATCCCAGGTGTTTTAACTATTGTTATTGCTGTAAGTTTAGGTTTTGTTTTGGCTTCAATTTTAGCACAATAA
- a CDS encoding DUF4492 domain-containing protein, with protein MCYKYFNIFRIFNFYKEGFKNLTLGKTLWKIIIIKFIIIFVILKLFIFDVNFNSMFKSDKEKSSFVFENLILNENKGNINE; from the coding sequence ATGTGTTATAAATATTTTAATATTTTTAGAATTTTTAATTTTTATAAAGAAGGTTTTAAAAATTTAACATTAGGAAAAACTTTATGGAAAATTATCATCATCAAGTTTATTATAATTTTTGTGATATTGAAATTATTTATTTTTGATGTAAATTTTAATTCTATGTTTAAAAGCGATAAAGAAAAAAGTTCTTTTGTGTTTGAAAATCTCATTTTAAATGAAAATAAAGGAAATATTAATGAATGA
- the aspA gene encoding aspartate ammonia-lyase codes for MGTRKEHDFIGELEISDEVYYGVQTFRAIENFNISHDRLKDFPRFVRALARVKKAAAMANYELGLLDKNIQDAIIKACDKILEGGYYDQFVVDMIQGGAGTSTNMNANEVIANIALELMGHQKGQYQYLHPNDHVNLSQSTNDAYPTALHLALHDYLSDLAKAMEYLKKAYERKAQEFKDILKMGRTQLQDAVPMTLGREFKTFAVMIGEDIQRVLEARKLILEINLGGTAIGTGINSHPDYPKIVESKIREVTGFEYTVAEDLIEATQDTGAYVQISGVLKRVATKLSKVCNDLRLLSSGPKCGFNEINLPKMQPGSSIMPGKVNPVIPEVVNQVCYAVIGADVTVTFASEGGQLQLNVFEPIIAYSLFNSIVMLEKAMYTLADKCINGISANEKICSDFVYNSVGIVTALNPYIGYENSASIAKEAMASGKKVADIVLERGLLSKEQIEEILTPSNMLNPHMKAKK; via the coding sequence ATGGGAACAAGAAAAGAACATGACTTTATCGGTGAATTAGAAATTTCTGATGAAGTTTATTATGGAGTTCAAACTTTTAGAGCTATTGAAAATTTTAATATTTCTCATGATAGGTTAAAAGATTTTCCTCGTTTTGTTAGAGCCTTAGCTAGAGTAAAAAAAGCAGCCGCTATGGCAAATTATGAATTAGGGCTTTTGGATAAAAATATCCAAGATGCTATTATTAAAGCTTGTGATAAAATTTTAGAGGGTGGATATTATGATCAATTTGTAGTAGATATGATACAAGGAGGTGCTGGAACAAGTACAAATATGAATGCTAATGAAGTTATAGCCAATATTGCACTTGAACTTATGGGACATCAAAAAGGGCAGTATCAATATCTTCATCCAAATGATCATGTGAATTTAAGTCAAAGTACTAATGATGCTTATCCTACAGCTTTACATCTTGCTTTACATGATTATTTAAGTGATTTAGCAAAAGCTATGGAATATTTAAAAAAAGCTTATGAAAGAAAAGCTCAAGAATTTAAAGACATATTAAAAATGGGTAGAACACAACTCCAAGATGCTGTTCCTATGACTTTAGGTCGTGAATTTAAAACTTTTGCTGTGATGATAGGTGAAGATATACAAAGGGTTTTAGAAGCTAGAAAATTGATTTTAGAAATTAATTTAGGTGGAACTGCTATAGGAACAGGTATTAATTCTCATCCTGATTATCCAAAAATAGTGGAAAGTAAAATAAGAGAAGTAACAGGTTTTGAATATACTGTGGCTGAAGATTTAATTGAAGCAACCCAAGATACAGGAGCTTATGTGCAAATTTCAGGTGTTTTAAAACGGGTTGCAACAAAACTTTCTAAAGTATGTAATGATTTAAGGCTTTTAAGTAGTGGTCCAAAATGTGGCTTTAATGAAATTAATTTACCAAAAATGCAACCAGGCAGTTCTATTATGCCAGGTAAAGTAAATCCTGTTATTCCTGAAGTGGTTAATCAGGTTTGCTATGCTGTAATTGGTGCAGATGTTACAGTGACTTTTGCAAGTGAAGGTGGGCAATTACAACTTAATGTTTTTGAGCCTATTATTGCTTATAGTTTATTTAATTCTATTGTAATGCTAGAAAAAGCAATGTATACCTTAGCTGATAAATGTATTAATGGTATTAGTGCAAATGAAAAAATTTGTTCTGATTTTGTTTATAATTCAGTAGGTATAGTAACAGCTTTAAATCCTTATATAGGATATGAAAATTCAGCAAGTATAGCTAAAGAAGCTATGGCTAGCGGTAAAAAAGTAGCTGATATTGTGCTTGAAAGAGGACTTTTAAGCAAAGAACAAATTGAAGAAATTTTAACTCCATCAAATATGTTAAATCCTCATATGAAAGCTAAAAAATAA
- the rpmA gene encoding 50S ribosomal protein L27 — protein sequence MAHKKGQGSTQNNRDSIGRRLGVKKFGGEFVRAGNIIIRQRGTATHAGNNVGMGKDHTLFALIDGFVKFERKDKDRKKVSVYPA from the coding sequence ATGGCACACAAGAAAGGTCAAGGTTCAACTCAAAATAACCGCGATTCTATAGGTCGTCGTTTAGGTGTTAAAAAATTTGGTGGCGAGTTTGTTAGAGCTGGAAATATCATTATTCGTCAAAGAGGCACTGCAACTCATGCAGGTAATAATGTAGGTATGGGTAAGGACCATACTCTTTTTGCACTTATTGATGGTTTTGTAAAATTTGAAAGAAAAGATAAAGATAGAAAAAAAGTTTCTGTATATCCTGCATAA
- the obgE gene encoding GTPase ObgE yields the protein MFIDSVKITLASGNGGKGAVSFRREKHVPLGGPDGGDGGNGGDIIFVCDNNTHTLINFKGKRELRAQNGANGMGRNKNGKKGQNLELIVPEGTQVIDVYTNEILLDLTKEGERKLFLKGGKGGLGNTHFKHSTNQCPDYAQPGIEGQSRLVRLELKLIADIGLVGFPNVGKSTLISVVSNAKPEIANYEFTTLTPKLGLVDVDEYNSFVMADIPGIIEGASVGKGLGLAFLKHIERTSFLLFVLDPMREISLKEQFLVLRKELKKFSKELFIRNFGIMISKSDSINLGEDFAKQIAFNIEELENYLKSDNNPQSFLIKVSSLEKIGLKELKFLLLEEIIKLRKNIKH from the coding sequence ATGTTTATTGATAGTGTTAAAATTACTTTAGCTTCAGGTAATGGTGGTAAAGGTGCTGTAAGTTTTCGTCGTGAAAAACATGTTCCATTAGGTGGTCCTGATGGTGGAGATGGTGGAAATGGCGGTGATATTATTTTTGTTTGTGATAATAATACCCATACACTTATTAATTTTAAAGGAAAAAGAGAATTACGTGCCCAAAATGGTGCTAATGGCATGGGTCGTAATAAAAACGGAAAAAAGGGTCAAAATTTAGAGCTTATTGTACCTGAAGGAACTCAAGTGATTGATGTTTACACTAATGAAATTTTACTAGATCTTACTAAAGAAGGAGAAAGAAAGCTTTTTTTAAAAGGTGGTAAAGGGGGTCTTGGAAATACTCATTTTAAACATTCTACTAATCAATGTCCTGATTATGCACAGCCTGGTATTGAAGGTCAAAGTCGTTTAGTAAGACTTGAACTTAAATTAATTGCTGATATAGGGCTTGTAGGATTTCCAAATGTGGGAAAGTCTACTTTAATAAGTGTAGTTTCAAATGCTAAACCTGAAATTGCAAATTATGAGTTTACTACTCTTACTCCAAAACTTGGACTTGTTGATGTGGATGAATATAATTCTTTTGTAATGGCAGATATCCCAGGTATTATTGAAGGTGCAAGTGTGGGTAAAGGTTTAGGACTCGCTTTTTTAAAACATATTGAAAGGACAAGTTTTTTACTTTTTGTTTTAGATCCTATGAGAGAAATATCTTTAAAAGAGCAATTTCTTGTATTAAGGAAAGAGCTTAAGAAATTTTCAAAAGAACTTTTTATCCGTAATTTTGGTATTATGATTTCAAAAAGTGATAGCATTAATTTAGGTGAAGATTTTGCTAAACAAATTGCTTTTAATATAGAAGAATTAGAGAATTATCTTAAAAGTGATAATAATCCTCAAAGTTTTTTAATAAAAGTATCAAGTCTTGAAAAAATAGGACTTAAAGAGCTTAAATTTCTGCTTTTAGAAGAAATTATAAAATTAAGAAAAAATATAAAACATTAA
- a CDS encoding cytochrome ubiquinol oxidase subunit I, which yields MNELSSVDWSRAQFALTALYHFLFVPLTLGLSFIIAIMETIYVKTHNLKWKKITQFWLSLFAINFAIGVATGIIMEFEFGTNWANYSWFVGDIFGAPLAIEGIMAFFLEATFFAVMFFGWDKVSKGFHLLSTWCVAIGSNLSAFWILVANGWMQYPQGMSFNLDSARNEMQNFFEVAFSPVAIAKFLHTVASGYVISALFVMGVSAWFILKGRHIIEAKKSLVVRASFGLVCSIFLFFSGDESAYRVTQTQPMKLAAMEGIYQGEHRAGLVPFGILNPKKTIDNNESVFLFDITIPYALSILGNRDFDSFVPGIEDLIYGNKNKGIKPMQERIDRGKIAIQALKDYKIAKENNNTSAMLNHKTVLESHFKDFGYGYLQKPSDAIPPIALTFYSFHVMVALGSFFFILFVVILYLTMANDIEKFKKLLWLCLFSIPLGYIAAEAGWIVAEVGRQPWAIQDLLPVHIAATHLGKINVQISFWIFAALFSALLIAEITIMFTQIKKGFKAHE from the coding sequence ATGAATGAGCTTAGTAGTGTTGATTGGTCAAGGGCGCAGTTTGCTTTAACTGCACTTTATCATTTTTTGTTTGTACCTTTGACTTTAGGTTTGTCTTTTATAATTGCTATTATGGAGACTATTTATGTAAAAACTCATAATCTAAAGTGGAAGAAAATTACTCAATTTTGGTTATCTTTATTTGCTATTAATTTCGCTATTGGTGTAGCTACTGGCATTATTATGGAATTTGAATTTGGAACAAATTGGGCAAATTATAGTTGGTTTGTGGGTGATATTTTTGGTGCGCCTTTAGCTATTGAAGGTATTATGGCATTTTTTTTAGAGGCTACTTTTTTTGCAGTTATGTTTTTTGGATGGGATAAGGTTAGCAAAGGTTTTCATTTGCTTTCTACTTGGTGTGTTGCTATAGGAAGTAATCTCTCAGCTTTTTGGATTTTAGTGGCAAATGGATGGATGCAATATCCTCAGGGGATGAGTTTTAATCTCGATAGCGCAAGAAATGAAATGCAAAATTTTTTTGAAGTAGCGTTTTCACCTGTAGCTATTGCAAAATTTTTACATACTGTAGCTAGCGGTTATGTGATTTCAGCTTTATTTGTTATGGGGGTTTCAGCATGGTTTATATTAAAAGGACGTCATATTATAGAAGCTAAAAAAAGTTTAGTGGTTAGGGCTAGTTTTGGTTTAGTTTGTTCAATTTTTTTATTTTTTAGTGGGGATGAAAGCGCTTATCGTGTCACTCAAACACAACCTATGAAGCTTGCGGCTATGGAAGGCATTTATCAAGGAGAGCATCGTGCTGGACTTGTTCCTTTTGGAATTTTAAATCCTAAAAAAACTATAGATAATAATGAAAGTGTATTTTTGTTTGATATCACTATACCTTATGCACTTTCTATACTAGGAAATCGTGATTTTGACTCTTTTGTTCCAGGAATTGAAGATTTAATTTATGGGAATAAAAATAAAGGAATAAAACCTATGCAAGAGCGTATTGATAGAGGTAAAATCGCTATACAAGCTTTAAAAGATTATAAAATTGCTAAAGAGAATAATAATACTTCAGCAATGTTAAATCATAAAACTGTTTTAGAAAGCCATTTTAAAGATTTTGGTTATGGTTATTTGCAAAAGCCAAGTGATGCTATCCCTCCTATAGCTTTAACTTTTTATAGCTTTCATGTTATGGTAGCTTTGGGTAGTTTTTTCTTTATACTCTTTGTAGTGATACTTTATCTTACCATGGCTAATGATATTGAAAAATTTAAAAAGCTACTTTGGTTGTGTTTATTTTCTATTCCTTTGGGATATATTGCTGCTGAGGCAGGTTGGATTGTTGCTGAGGTAGGCAGACAGCCTTGGGCAATTCAAGATTTGCTTCCTGTGCATATAGCTGCAACGCATTTAGGTAAAATTAATGTTCAAATTTCATTTTGGATTTTTGCAGCATTGTTTAGCGCCTTGCTTATCGCTGAAATAACAATTATGTTTACTCAAATTAAGAAGGGTTTTAAAGCGCATGAATAG
- a CDS encoding DUF1425 domain-containing protein, producing the protein MKKIVLFILMFLLSACVSSYEINSNAHTLSSKLPNGLVKSFKKRINVNGLLEIEIILKSAFSQDIIYKINWLDEDGFVLKDAINQNYQTLRISAQQELILHKVAPDIRIKDFTIDIKTRN; encoded by the coding sequence ATGAAAAAAATTGTTTTATTTATTTTAATGTTTTTATTAAGCGCTTGTGTTTCAAGTTATGAGATTAATTCTAATGCTCATACTTTAAGTTCAAAATTACCCAATGGTTTGGTAAAAAGTTTTAAAAAGCGTATTAATGTCAATGGTTTATTAGAAATAGAAATTATTTTAAAAAGTGCTTTCTCTCAAGATATAATTTATAAAATCAATTGGTTGGATGAAGATGGATTTGTTTTAAAAGATGCCATAAATCAAAATTATCAAACCTTAAGAATTTCAGCACAACAAGAGTTAATTCTTCATAAAGTTGCTCCTGATATAAGAATAAAAGATTTTACAATAGATATTAAAACAAGAAATTAA
- a CDS encoding cytochrome d ubiquinol oxidase subunit II, with protein MFFGLELQALQIYWWLILSLLGGLLVFMFFVQGGQTLIDELSENELEKTMLINSLGRKWELGFTTFVLFGGAAFPLFYSTSFGGAYWIWLCILFCFILQAIAYEYRKKENNIYGLKTYEIFLKINGYLGVFLIGIVISSFFSGLEFTLNENNFVFWQNSLHGLELLFNPFNYFLALALIFLARLLGAAYFMNNINDENIKIKAMKKLTINGILFLPFFLAFLVWIFIKDGFGVDKNGFVSLSANLYLYNFLNASFLAILFLMGIVLVLLGVFQGSKGCSKAIFTLGLGTVLTVFSLLSSLGLGESAFYPSLKDLQSSLTLKNASSSYYTLSVMAYVSLLVPFVLTYIIYVWRAMDRIKITREEMENNDHTY; from the coding sequence ATGTTTTTTGGTTTAGAACTTCAAGCTTTGCAAATTTATTGGTGGTTGATTTTGAGTTTACTTGGAGGGCTTTTAGTATTTATGTTTTTTGTGCAAGGGGGTCAAACTTTAATTGATGAATTGAGTGAAAATGAGCTTGAAAAAACTATGCTGATTAATTCTTTGGGGCGTAAATGGGAATTAGGTTTTACAACTTTTGTGCTTTTTGGTGGTGCAGCTTTTCCGCTTTTTTATAGTACAAGTTTTGGAGGAGCTTATTGGATTTGGCTTTGTATTTTATTTTGTTTTATTTTACAAGCTATAGCTTATGAATACCGTAAAAAAGAAAATAATATTTATGGTTTAAAAACTTATGAAATTTTTTTAAAGATTAATGGTTATTTAGGTGTGTTTTTAATAGGAATTGTTATTAGTAGTTTTTTTAGTGGTTTGGAATTTACTTTAAATGAAAATAATTTCGTTTTTTGGCAAAATTCTTTACACGGTTTAGAGCTTTTATTTAATCCTTTTAATTATTTTTTAGCTTTGGCTTTGATATTTTTGGCTAGACTTTTAGGTGCTGCATATTTTATGAATAATATTAATGATGAAAACATTAAAATAAAAGCTATGAAAAAACTTACAATTAATGGTATTTTGTTTTTACCTTTTTTTCTAGCTTTTTTGGTTTGGATTTTTATAAAAGATGGTTTTGGTGTTGATAAAAATGGTTTTGTAAGCTTAAGCGCCAATTTATATTTATATAATTTTTTAAATGCAAGTTTTTTGGCTATTTTATTTTTAATGGGTATTGTTTTAGTATTATTGGGTGTATTTCAAGGGTCAAAAGGTTGTTCTAAGGCTATTTTTACTTTAGGACTTGGAACGGTTTTGACAGTTTTTTCTTTGTTATCAAGTCTTGGACTTGGAGAAAGTGCTTTTTATCCTTCTTTAAAGGATTTGCAAAGTTCTTTAACTTTAAAAAATGCCAGCTCTAGTTATTATACTCTTAGTGTTATGGCTTATGTATCTTTGCTTGTTCCTTTTGTTTTAACTTATATTATTTATGTTTGGAGGGCAATGGATAGGATAAAAATCACTCGCGAAGAAATGGAAAATAATGATCATACATATTAA
- the lpoB gene encoding penicillin-binding protein activator LpoB, which produces MKIIKILSMTCAGVLFFNACAKNVYTDGKASQVKQGNALSLGLDREDFENAAQSMINSMLSDPAFANIKPGQRKVVAMGRVINDTPQRIDTEKLTAKITSALRKSGKFILTSAVAAGGALDSMSEDVRELRYNDEFDQKTIAKKGTLVSPDFSLTGKIRQDDVRLSNGKTQVEYFFLLRLTDLNSGLVYWEDEQTIDKTGSTKSVTW; this is translated from the coding sequence ATGAAAATAATAAAAATTTTGAGCATGACTTGTGCGGGAGTTTTATTTTTTAACGCTTGTGCAAAAAATGTTTATACAGATGGAAAAGCAAGTCAGGTTAAACAAGGTAATGCTTTGAGTTTAGGACTTGATAGGGAAGATTTTGAAAATGCAGCCCAAAGTATGATAAATAGCATGCTTAGTGATCCAGCTTTTGCAAATATTAAACCAGGTCAAAGAAAAGTCGTTGCTATGGGTAGAGTAATTAATGATACTCCGCAAAGAATTGATACTGAAAAACTTACTGCAAAAATTACTTCAGCTTTAAGAAAATCGGGTAAATTTATTTTAACTTCGGCAGTAGCAGCAGGAGGTGCACTTGATAGTATGAGTGAAGATGTAAGAGAATTAAGATATAATGATGAATTTGATCAAAAAACTATTGCAAAAAAAGGAACTTTGGTTTCGCCTGATTTTTCTCTTACAGGTAAAATCAGACAGGATGATGTAAGGCTTAGTAATGGTAAAACTCAAGTTGAATATTTTTTCTTGTTAAGACTTACAGATTTAAATTCAGGTTTGGTGTATTGGGAAGATGAGCAAACCATAGATAAAACAGGATCTACTAAATCAGTAACTTGGTAA